The following are encoded together in the Paenibacillus pabuli genome:
- a CDS encoding GNAT family N-acetyltransferase — MIENMASSSSSLGIVDISSLFENEHAIVEVYEYSNFISLANIDVHEEQRRNGIGTEIIRKIREYSAQVGKPIILIAVDPEGDTPSWLEIFYHNNGFDTNRRGSDFTDIDLVYRPLH; from the coding sequence ATGATCGAGAATATGGCTAGTAGTTCCAGCTCACTTGGAATCGTTGATATTAGTAGCCTCTTTGAAAATGAGCATGCAATTGTTGAGGTGTATGAGTACTCCAACTTCATCTCACTGGCTAATATCGATGTACATGAGGAGCAACGTCGTAACGGAATCGGTACTGAGATTATCCGAAAAATTCGAGAATATTCGGCTCAAGTTGGAAAACCTATCATCCTAATCGCAGTTGACCCTGAGGGTGATACACCAAGTTGGTTGGAAATTTTCTATCATAACAATGGATTCGATACTAATCGTCGAGGATCAGATTTTACAGATATAGATTTGGTATACCGACCACTGCACTAA
- a CDS encoding DsbA family protein — MKTSYAKKTKGTSKFTIVMTILVVVALLTTLGFALAKQDVIAEMSYDDIPVIGSGTAPIKIVEVGDFKCPACSYFATTIKPQLTADYIDSGDVDFYFASMPFIGPDSTTAAEAGMAIYNQKPEEFWKFYDFIYSHQPDESEVWATPENLISAANTAELDVDMGQLLKDIKGGTYADSVKAQNAWAKDNGVSSTPTLFINGKKLVDGNNYESVKEAIEEAKADLKAGDAQ, encoded by the coding sequence ATGAAAACTTCATACGCAAAAAAGACCAAAGGGACTAGCAAATTTACAATTGTTATGACTATCTTGGTAGTGGTCGCACTACTAACTACGCTAGGATTTGCGCTAGCAAAACAGGATGTAATTGCTGAAATGAGTTACGATGATATACCTGTTATTGGTTCTGGTACTGCACCAATTAAGATAGTCGAAGTTGGGGACTTCAAGTGTCCTGCATGTTCATACTTTGCAACTACTATCAAACCACAGCTGACTGCCGATTACATTGATAGTGGTGACGTTGATTTCTATTTTGCAAGTATGCCTTTCATTGGACCTGATTCTACTACTGCTGCTGAAGCAGGTATGGCAATTTACAATCAAAAACCAGAAGAGTTCTGGAAATTTTATGATTTCATTTATTCACACCAACCTGATGAGAGTGAAGTTTGGGCAACACCTGAAAATCTGATCTCTGCCGCTAATACTGCTGAACTCGATGTAGATATGGGTCAATTGCTTAAAGATATCAAAGGTGGAACTTATGCGGATAGTGTGAAAGCTCAGAACGCATGGGCTAAGGATAACGGAGTAAGTTCTACACCTACATTGTTTATCAATGGTAAAAAGTTGGTTGACGGAAATAACTATGAATCTGTTAAAGAAGCAATCGAAGAAGCTAAAGCTGACTTGAAAGCTGGCGACGCTCAATGA
- a CDS encoding disulfide oxidoreductase — MRSFLKYNYLYLSWVVSLVATGGSLFLSEVMHFNPCNLCWYQRILMYPLIYLLGRGALKQDNKIVGYAMPFSILGFFIALYHYGKQKLPWIDQIAPCKVGIPCSTKQLEFFGFITIPFMSMVAFLIISVLLIIGSRLNKNR, encoded by the coding sequence ATGAGAAGCTTTCTAAAGTATAACTACCTTTATCTTTCTTGGGTAGTGTCTCTGGTGGCTACCGGAGGTAGTTTATTCTTGAGTGAGGTAATGCATTTTAACCCTTGCAATTTATGTTGGTATCAGCGTATTTTAATGTACCCTTTGATATATTTACTTGGGCGGGGAGCATTAAAGCAGGATAACAAAATTGTAGGTTATGCGATGCCTTTCAGTATACTCGGATTCTTTATCGCTTTATATCATTACGGAAAACAAAAATTACCTTGGATTGATCAAATTGCACCATGCAAAGTTGGTATTCCTTGTAGTACTAAACAGCTTGAATTCTTTGGATTTATTACAATTCCATTCATGTCGATGGTTGCCTTCTTGATCATCTCCGTGCTGCTAATTATCGGTAGCCGTTTAAATAAAAATAGATAA
- a CDS encoding DUF4046 domain-containing protein → MKTVEDIYLEILQGNRRSFPPFTWSPGNNGHDSFRRCIRYLFQEILHMDRKQIVENIGHDLILKYKLYGGFTTLFGSINSVVDYCFPEHDIKPWELKNIPPNYFFNQDNIIYAVRWLFNEKLKMTKDEIVASRIVTDIFAEHGMKHLLEGYRTLYKDNKAGIFSILNLAFPEYNLYITDFRNALGNDEELRLAVRHYIKETLGFRNYSSIKNNITPKHFSEGEGRFILQRFDKNLYKVLNFAYPDKDWESIKGKRFFDRDKITELNRKNFRKLTEADLKEIYDKMTDGMSSMEIAEEYKVSSATISGMISGRSYSEFKSTYLKDYITTKDVENIYGYERQKLSYLYRCGEIKGIKMLHFILIHEKSLKKYALLHPDKLIVNRY, encoded by the coding sequence ATGAAAACAGTCGAGGACATCTATCTTGAAATACTTCAGGGTAACAGAAGGTCATTTCCACCTTTTACTTGGTCACCAGGTAATAACGGGCATGATAGTTTCCGCAGATGTATTCGATACTTATTTCAGGAAATCCTCCATATGGATCGTAAGCAGATCGTTGAAAACATTGGACATGACCTAATATTAAAATATAAGTTGTACGGGGGATTTACCACGCTTTTTGGTAGTATTAATAGCGTGGTAGACTATTGTTTTCCTGAACATGATATAAAACCTTGGGAATTAAAGAACATCCCTCCTAACTACTTTTTTAATCAAGACAACATTATTTACGCGGTCAGATGGTTATTTAATGAGAAATTAAAGATGACTAAAGATGAGATTGTTGCATCTAGAATAGTCACTGATATATTCGCAGAACACGGGATGAAGCACTTATTAGAAGGATACCGAACTTTATATAAGGACAATAAAGCCGGGATATTCAGTATACTTAATCTGGCTTTCCCTGAGTACAATTTATATATTACTGATTTCAGAAATGCTTTAGGAAACGATGAAGAATTACGTCTCGCTGTAAGACATTATATAAAGGAAACGCTCGGTTTTAGAAATTACAGTAGCATTAAAAACAACATTACACCTAAGCATTTCAGCGAAGGCGAAGGCAGATTCATCTTACAAAGGTTCGATAAAAATTTATATAAGGTGCTAAATTTTGCTTATCCCGATAAAGACTGGGAGTCTATAAAAGGTAAAAGATTTTTCGACCGAGATAAAATAACTGAGTTAAACAGGAAGAATTTCAGAAAATTAACTGAAGCTGATCTTAAGGAGATATACGACAAAATGACTGACGGTATGTCTTCAATGGAGATTGCGGAAGAATATAAAGTTAGTTCTGCTACTATTAGTGGGATGATTAGTGGCAGATCCTACAGCGAGTTTAAATCTACATACCTTAAAGACTACATCACTACCAAAGATGTTGAAAATATTTACGGTTACGAACGTCAGAAACTATCCTATCTTTATCGGTGTGGTGAGATTAAGGGTATAAAGATGCTACATTTTATCCTGATACATGAGAAAAGTTTAAAGAAGTACGCTCTATTACATCCTGATAAACTAATAGTAAATCGATACTAA
- a CDS encoding NUDIX domain-containing protein, with protein sequence MVERKSIGYQEPGAIGAAFAILYSTDFQPYLSNTLLSDEERQRRVPLVFFINRYDGTLGFPGGKVEAGETIEQAVLREVSEEINVDLIATHLDALCSHRFTTSSGKVMNTHAFAYELETSALKRIAAYIGSSDNYLNEVFGCVLAPIYDFAPNRGFINFIGSPMASSVKEELAVFIQSFDLMSYEAMYYDYQVNGYNVAEMLQFR encoded by the coding sequence ATGGTAGAACGTAAAAGTATTGGATACCAAGAACCTGGTGCAATTGGTGCAGCATTCGCAATTTTGTACTCTACTGATTTCCAGCCTTATCTTAGCAATACGCTGTTAAGTGACGAAGAACGGCAACGCAGAGTACCTTTGGTATTTTTCATTAACCGTTATGATGGTACTCTAGGGTTCCCCGGAGGTAAGGTTGAAGCAGGTGAAACTATCGAACAGGCTGTACTTCGTGAAGTAAGTGAAGAAATTAATGTCGATCTTATTGCTACACATCTCGATGCATTGTGTAGTCACCGTTTTACTACGAGTTCAGGTAAGGTAATGAACACACATGCCTTTGCTTATGAACTTGAAACATCTGCATTGAAACGAATCGCTGCTTATATCGGATCATCTGATAACTATTTGAACGAAGTTTTCGGTTGTGTATTGGCTCCAATTTATGATTTTGCACCTAACCGTGGCTTCATCAACTTTATTGGATCACCGATGGCTTCATCTGTTAAAGAAGAACTCGCTGTATTTATTCAGAGTTTCGATCTCATGAGTTACGAAGCTATGTATTATGACTACCAGGTTAACGGCTATAACGTAGCTGAAATGCTGCAATTCAGGTAA
- a CDS encoding type II toxin-antitoxin system PemK/MazF family toxin, with translation MRYNVGDIVYVELPAGDGKTKVRPAAVAGTYHDAIEFVFLYAITSQYDEYNIYHNIYRHPISFWQSAGLVKKSYIKVGEIFTVGAEFISDIGGHLIDEDYENFLSVIDYSRII, from the coding sequence GTGAGATACAATGTAGGAGATATTGTCTATGTCGAATTACCGGCAGGTGACGGTAAAACTAAAGTACGACCTGCCGCTGTAGCAGGTACATACCATGACGCAATAGAGTTTGTGTTTCTATATGCTATAACTTCACAGTATGACGAGTATAACATTTATCACAATATTTACAGACACCCCATTAGCTTTTGGCAATCTGCTGGGTTGGTCAAAAAATCATATATAAAAGTTGGGGAAATATTCACGGTCGGAGCCGAATTCATCTCTGATATCGGTGGGCACTTAATCGACGAAGACTATGAGAACTTCCTCTCAGTTATCGATTACTCGCGTATTATTTAG